The Strix aluco isolate bStrAlu1 chromosome 1, bStrAlu1.hap1, whole genome shotgun sequence genome has a window encoding:
- the LOC141932859 gene encoding fatty acid-binding protein, adipocyte: MCDQFVGTWKLLSSENFEDYMKELGVGFATRKMAGVAKPNVTISINGDVITIKTESTFKNTEISFKLGEEFDETTADDRKTKNVITLDNGILSQVQKWDGKETIIKRKVMDGNLVVECTMNNVTCKRVYEKA; this comes from the exons ATGTGTGACCAGTTTGTGGGCACCTGGAAGCTTCTTTCTAGTGAAAACTTTGAGGACTATATGAAAGAACTGG GTGTCGGCTTTGCTACCAGGAAAATGGCTGGTGTGGCCAAGCCCAATGTAACGATCAGCATCAATGGTGATGTTATAACCATCAAAACAGAAAGTAccttcaaaaatacagagatCTCTTTCAAGCTGGGTGAAGAGTTTGACGAGACCACAGCAgatgacagaaaaacaaag aaCGTCATAACCCTAGACAATGGCATACTGAGCCAGGTGCAGAAGTGGGACGGAAAAGAGACTATCATAAAGAGAAAAGTGATGGATGGGAACCTGGTGGTG GAATGCACCATGAATAACGTTACCTGCAAAAGAGTTTATGAAAAAGCATGA
- the LOC141932867 gene encoding myelin P2 protein: MCNRFVGTWKLVSSENFDDYMKELGVGLATRKLGGLAKPDVIISMKGDIVTIRTESTFKNTMISFKLGQQFDETTADDRKVKSVITLEKGSLVQVQKWNGKETTIRRRLVDGKMVVECAMKGVVCTRVYERV; this comes from the exons ATGTGTAACCGATTTGTGGGAACCTGGAAACTTGTCTCCAGTGAAAATTTTGATGACTATATGAAAGAATTGG GAGTGGGCTTAGCTACCCGGAAACTAGGTGGCCTGGCAAAGCCTGATGTGATCATCAGTATGAAAGGGGACATAGTAACCATCAGAACTGAGAGCACCTTCAAAAATACGATGATCTCTTTCAAGCTGGGCCAGCAGTTTGATGAAACAACAGCAGATGACCGGAAAGTCAAG AGTGTCATAACCTTGGAGAAAGGGTCATTGGTGCAAGTGCAGAAGTGGAATGGCAAAGAGACCACAATAAGGAGAAGACTGGTTGATGGGAAAATGGTGGTG GAATGCGCCATGAAAGGAGTTGTCTGCACTAGAGTTTATGAAAGAGTGTGA